CGCCTCAGCAGACGCCGAACTCAGGAAATGGCGTCGCAGTCGCAAATAATTCCTTAGCGTAGGTTTCTGTTCTTACTCTCACGTCACCCCCTCAGCAGGTGGCTTGAGAATCAAGCCACCTGCTGCATCGCCTCTCGCCAGCGGAGAAGAGCTGCGGATTGATGGCTTCGTCTGAGGGTGGCGGGAACGGTGGTTCGCGTGTGTCGATGGAGGTTCGAGACTCGGGCGTGCAGGGCGAGGAATTCTTGTGTTCGTTTCCGGCGCTTGAAGCCCAGTTGGCTTCGTTCTTGCTGCCGGGTGGGTCGGTGAGATTGCTCCACCAGATTGTTACAGCGGGCGGTGGAAGCGACCTGAACGTGCTCCACGCCGTGGAGCACGGGAATCTCACGCAGCGCCGCCCCATAGCTCCACAGCTTGTCGGTATGGATCACCTCCGGCACGTCGTATTCCCCCAGGAGGCGAACA
This Deinococcus seoulensis DNA region includes the following protein-coding sequences:
- a CDS encoding IS6 family transposase → ELRHREPRRGSRWHLDEVCVKVGGVKHWLWRAVDEYGDVLDILLQEHRDTQAAKSFFVRLLGEYDVPEVIHTDKLWSYGAALREIPVLHGVEHVQVASTARCNNLVEQSHRPTRQQERSQLGFKRRKRTQEFLALHARVSNLHRHTRTTVPATLRRSHQSAALLRWREAMQQVA